Proteins encoded by one window of Chryseobacterium foetidum:
- a CDS encoding helix-hairpin-helix domain-containing protein has protein sequence MAKSLKNFNPESSNLENSFLHGIIAMPARRALAKEKIDSLEKLCGFSESELMKLHGFGKNAMLKLKNHLKEKNVSLKS, from the coding sequence ATGGCAAAAAGTCTTAAAAATTTTAATCCGGAGAGTTCAAATCTGGAGAACTCATTTTTGCACGGAATTATTGCCATGCCTGCTAGAAGAGCATTGGCAAAAGAAAAAATAGATTCTCTGGAAAAACTTTGCGGCTTTTCAGAATCTGAGCTTATGAAACTGCACGGTTTCGGAAAAAATGCAATGCTAAAACTTAAAAATCATCTTAAAGAAAAAAATGTTTCTTTAAAATCTTAG